A single region of the Diadema setosum chromosome 14, eeDiaSeto1, whole genome shotgun sequence genome encodes:
- the LOC140238330 gene encoding uncharacterized protein, whose amino-acid sequence MNKGETGAEKKAGPRPGTSASSNSSVETWMTVNNVHRMGKGELLYTGPEGKRQHRVYVLPEHRVIGIGAQSAEHTTELMYLYRMPEGTKFPEQMARKPGAIGWGIPERGDPRTWPVHMKLRSEEEMKESIAMDKLIYQRR is encoded by the exons ATGAACAAAGGTGAGACTGGTGCTGAGAAGAAGGCAGGACCAAGACCTGGCACTTCAGCTAGTAGCAACAGCTCAGTGGAAACTTGGATGACTGTTAACAACGTCCACAGAATGGGTAAAGGAGAGCTTCTGTACACTG GTCCCGAGGGCAAGCGGCAACACAGAGTATACGTTCTTCCAGAGCATCGTGTCATTGGCATCGGCGCTCAATCGGCTGAGCACACCACGGAACTTATGTACCTCTACCGCATGCCTGAGGGCACCAAGTTTCCCGAGCAGATGGCCCGGAAGCCCGGCGCCATCGGTTGGGGCATCCCCGAAAGGGGAGACCCAAGAACGTGGCCTGTGCACATGAAGCTGAGAAGCGAAGAG gaAATGAAAGAGTCGATAGCAATGGACAAACTCATCTACCAACGGCGATGA